Proteins encoded in a region of the Quercus lobata isolate SW786 chromosome 8, ValleyOak3.0 Primary Assembly, whole genome shotgun sequence genome:
- the LOC115955290 gene encoding uncharacterized protein LOC115955290 isoform X2, with product MVSSDPRRGMSSTTTYESTSSGHMCNMDRCVERTSLFIRNFGRRFYGCQQWSPACKFFKWLDKNTCPHGRATAPLVHERFTRYKAEAVATRNERDEAHTREAEARELLRIAKRKAEKTKLALQIAKDKVYKYKVALFLSWTILGVYFVFSNVFGGHGHTQLCLP from the exons ATGGTCTCCTCTGACCCAAGACG TGGAATGTCTTCTACCACTACTTATGAGTCCACTTCTAGCGGCCATATGTGCAATATGGATCGGTGTGTGGAAAGGACCTCCCTGTTTATCCGTAATTTCGGTAGGAGGTTCTATGGATGTCAGCAGTGGTCACCG GCATGTAAGTTCTTCAAATGGTTGGACAAGAACACATGCCCACATGGCCGTGCAACAGCACCACTTGTCCATGAAAGGTTTACGAGATATAAGGCCGAGGCCGTAGCTACAAGAAATGAAAGGGATGAGGCTCATACAAGGGAAGCAGAAGCACGGGAGCTCCTAAGGATAGCAAAGCGCAAGGCTGAAAAAACTAAGCTCGCACTCCAAATTGCTAAAGACAAGGTTTACAAGTATAAGGTAGCTTTATTTTTGTCTTGGACTATACTCGGGGTTTATTTTGTATTCTCTAATGTTTTTGGGGGCCATGGCCATACGCAACTGTGTCTGCCATGA
- the LOC115955290 gene encoding uncharacterized protein LOC115955290 isoform X1 yields MVSSDPRRSGMSSTTTYESTSSGHMCNMDRCVERTSLFIRNFGRRFYGCQQWSPACKFFKWLDKNTCPHGRATAPLVHERFTRYKAEAVATRNERDEAHTREAEARELLRIAKRKAEKTKLALQIAKDKVYKYKVALFLSWTILGVYFVFSNVFGGHGHTQLCLP; encoded by the exons ATGGTCTCCTCTGACCCAAGACG CAGTGGAATGTCTTCTACCACTACTTATGAGTCCACTTCTAGCGGCCATATGTGCAATATGGATCGGTGTGTGGAAAGGACCTCCCTGTTTATCCGTAATTTCGGTAGGAGGTTCTATGGATGTCAGCAGTGGTCACCG GCATGTAAGTTCTTCAAATGGTTGGACAAGAACACATGCCCACATGGCCGTGCAACAGCACCACTTGTCCATGAAAGGTTTACGAGATATAAGGCCGAGGCCGTAGCTACAAGAAATGAAAGGGATGAGGCTCATACAAGGGAAGCAGAAGCACGGGAGCTCCTAAGGATAGCAAAGCGCAAGGCTGAAAAAACTAAGCTCGCACTCCAAATTGCTAAAGACAAGGTTTACAAGTATAAGGTAGCTTTATTTTTGTCTTGGACTATACTCGGGGTTTATTTTGTATTCTCTAATGTTTTTGGGGGCCATGGCCATACGCAACTGTGTCTGCCATGA
- the LOC115955290 gene encoding uncharacterized protein LOC115955290 isoform X3: MCSGMSSTTTYESTSSGHMCNMDRCVERTSLFIRNFGRRFYGCQQWSPACKFFKWLDKNTCPHGRATAPLVHERFTRYKAEAVATRNERDEAHTREAEARELLRIAKRKAEKTKLALQIAKDKVYKYKVALFLSWTILGVYFVFSNVFGGHGHTQLCLP, from the exons ATGTG CAGTGGAATGTCTTCTACCACTACTTATGAGTCCACTTCTAGCGGCCATATGTGCAATATGGATCGGTGTGTGGAAAGGACCTCCCTGTTTATCCGTAATTTCGGTAGGAGGTTCTATGGATGTCAGCAGTGGTCACCG GCATGTAAGTTCTTCAAATGGTTGGACAAGAACACATGCCCACATGGCCGTGCAACAGCACCACTTGTCCATGAAAGGTTTACGAGATATAAGGCCGAGGCCGTAGCTACAAGAAATGAAAGGGATGAGGCTCATACAAGGGAAGCAGAAGCACGGGAGCTCCTAAGGATAGCAAAGCGCAAGGCTGAAAAAACTAAGCTCGCACTCCAAATTGCTAAAGACAAGGTTTACAAGTATAAGGTAGCTTTATTTTTGTCTTGGACTATACTCGGGGTTTATTTTGTATTCTCTAATGTTTTTGGGGGCCATGGCCATACGCAACTGTGTCTGCCATGA
- the LOC115955290 gene encoding uncharacterized protein LOC115955290 isoform X5, which translates to MSSTTTYESTSSGHMCNMDRCVERTSLFIRNFGRRFYGCQQWSPACKFFKWLDKNTCPHGRATAPLVHERFTRYKAEAVATRNERDEAHTREAEARELLRIAKRKAEKTKLALQIAKDKVYKYKVALFLSWTILGVYFVFSNVFGGHGHTQLCLP; encoded by the exons ATGTCTTCTACCACTACTTATGAGTCCACTTCTAGCGGCCATATGTGCAATATGGATCGGTGTGTGGAAAGGACCTCCCTGTTTATCCGTAATTTCGGTAGGAGGTTCTATGGATGTCAGCAGTGGTCACCG GCATGTAAGTTCTTCAAATGGTTGGACAAGAACACATGCCCACATGGCCGTGCAACAGCACCACTTGTCCATGAAAGGTTTACGAGATATAAGGCCGAGGCCGTAGCTACAAGAAATGAAAGGGATGAGGCTCATACAAGGGAAGCAGAAGCACGGGAGCTCCTAAGGATAGCAAAGCGCAAGGCTGAAAAAACTAAGCTCGCACTCCAAATTGCTAAAGACAAGGTTTACAAGTATAAGGTAGCTTTATTTTTGTCTTGGACTATACTCGGGGTTTATTTTGTATTCTCTAATGTTTTTGGGGGCCATGGCCATACGCAACTGTGTCTGCCATGA
- the LOC115955290 gene encoding uncharacterized protein LOC115955290 isoform X4, whose protein sequence is MCGMSSTTTYESTSSGHMCNMDRCVERTSLFIRNFGRRFYGCQQWSPACKFFKWLDKNTCPHGRATAPLVHERFTRYKAEAVATRNERDEAHTREAEARELLRIAKRKAEKTKLALQIAKDKVYKYKVALFLSWTILGVYFVFSNVFGGHGHTQLCLP, encoded by the exons ATGTG TGGAATGTCTTCTACCACTACTTATGAGTCCACTTCTAGCGGCCATATGTGCAATATGGATCGGTGTGTGGAAAGGACCTCCCTGTTTATCCGTAATTTCGGTAGGAGGTTCTATGGATGTCAGCAGTGGTCACCG GCATGTAAGTTCTTCAAATGGTTGGACAAGAACACATGCCCACATGGCCGTGCAACAGCACCACTTGTCCATGAAAGGTTTACGAGATATAAGGCCGAGGCCGTAGCTACAAGAAATGAAAGGGATGAGGCTCATACAAGGGAAGCAGAAGCACGGGAGCTCCTAAGGATAGCAAAGCGCAAGGCTGAAAAAACTAAGCTCGCACTCCAAATTGCTAAAGACAAGGTTTACAAGTATAAGGTAGCTTTATTTTTGTCTTGGACTATACTCGGGGTTTATTTTGTATTCTCTAATGTTTTTGGGGGCCATGGCCATACGCAACTGTGTCTGCCATGA